The following are from one region of the Tindallia californiensis genome:
- a CDS encoding hybrid sensor histidine kinase/response regulator, with the protein MNPRIFIVDDEKNSRLTIKASLHGLSYDLFFAENGYQALKDLPQIDPDLVLLDVMMPDMTGYEVCRKIRELSDHKEVPIVFITSLDDKQSLFHGFEAGGDDFITKPFNRIELLVRINGILRLNRFRKLLGERKRFQWLIDRADEGYISINDSFHILYANESAQNLLSLPDHYSNPPCHLLKITDKYFNRKPLPAWEAFLSGSYPNEPLYLIRPETDQHPSLWLEITCISQPEDDHYFYQIKDVTSKVELTMEIKKFHNFVSHKLNTPMNHLLPFLELSLISLQDQNYDDVSEYIHCAQNGALELHQQVQRILQTLGSKNASSNLTLSMNEAKDLMMSVFDTHEIDHSKVTLSLHQDPQCVLPLSSQNFQSLFHEIIWNAVKNHPKKNPTIDIQSFCNNEKKETTILIRNDGTSLSPHELKSIGHFSPYFQGEKYFTGQKEGMGLGLSGVKIMLWNIGGKFKIRNGSDEESVEVTISIPSCQKCQPSIEARPDES; encoded by the coding sequence ATGAATCCACGTATTTTTATTGTTGATGATGAAAAAAATTCTCGATTAACCATAAAAGCATCTTTACATGGATTAAGTTATGATCTTTTTTTTGCTGAAAATGGCTATCAGGCTCTTAAAGACTTGCCGCAAATAGATCCTGACCTAGTTCTCTTAGATGTTATGATGCCGGATATGACCGGATATGAAGTGTGTAGAAAAATTCGTGAACTTTCTGATCATAAAGAAGTGCCTATTGTTTTTATCACTTCTCTTGATGATAAACAGTCTTTATTTCATGGTTTCGAAGCCGGTGGAGATGATTTTATTACCAAACCTTTTAATCGCATTGAACTATTAGTGAGAATTAATGGCATTCTTCGCCTAAACCGTTTTCGAAAATTACTGGGAGAACGCAAACGCTTTCAATGGCTCATTGACCGAGCTGATGAAGGTTATATCAGCATCAATGATTCCTTTCATATTCTTTATGCCAACGAATCAGCTCAAAACCTATTATCATTACCAGACCATTACTCCAATCCTCCTTGTCATTTGCTAAAAATTACGGATAAATACTTTAACCGAAAACCGTTGCCTGCCTGGGAAGCGTTTTTAAGTGGTTCTTATCCCAATGAACCTCTTTACCTGATTCGACCTGAAACAGACCAACATCCTTCTCTTTGGCTTGAAATCACTTGTATTTCACAACCAGAAGATGATCATTATTTTTATCAGATCAAAGATGTAACTTCTAAAGTTGAGCTAACCATGGAGATAAAAAAATTTCATAACTTTGTTTCCCATAAGTTAAATACACCCATGAATCATCTGCTTCCTTTTCTTGAATTATCTTTGATAAGCCTTCAGGATCAAAACTATGACGATGTTTCAGAATATATTCACTGTGCCCAAAATGGCGCTTTAGAACTTCATCAGCAGGTTCAACGTATTCTTCAAACATTAGGATCAAAAAATGCCAGTTCCAATCTTACTTTGTCAATGAACGAAGCTAAGGACTTGATGATGTCCGTTTTTGACACCCATGAAATTGATCACTCTAAAGTAACTCTCTCTTTACATCAAGATCCTCAATGTGTTTTGCCTTTATCATCACAAAACTTTCAAAGCCTTTTTCATGAAATTATATGGAATGCTGTGAAAAATCATCCTAAAAAAAATCCAACCATTGATATACAATCTTTCTGTAATAATGAAAAAAAAGAAACTACTATTCTCATCCGAAATGATGGTACTTCACTCAGCCCTCATGAATTAAAATCTATCGGCCATTTTTCACCCTACTTTCAGGGCGAAAAGTATTTTACTGGTCAAAAGGAAGGAATGGGGCTTGGTTTAAGCGGTGTCAAAATAATGCTATGGAATATAGGAGGAAAGTTTAAGATAAGAAATGGTTCTGATGAAGAAAGTGTTGAAGTGACTATTTCAATCCCTTCCTGTCAAAAATGCCAACCTTCGATAGAAGCCCGACCTGATGAATCGTAA